A single window of Mycobacterium sp. ITM-2016-00318 DNA harbors:
- the cofC gene encoding 2-phospho-L-lactate guanylyltransferase — MSGTQTGAPADVGLVIAVKRLAAAKTRLAGVFSAATREAVVLAMMVDTIKAALAVPALQTVTVVTPDQVAGETALELGAQVLSDPTPDGHRDPLNNAIRAAEDVIRDSTPNIVALQGDLPALQPQELAEAIAAARGYPRSFVGDRHGTGTSALFAFGVALAPEFGPDSARRHQHSGAIELTGPWPGLRCDIDTPDDLMVARRLGVGTATTQAIGRPR, encoded by the coding sequence ATGAGCGGCACGCAGACCGGCGCGCCCGCTGACGTCGGATTGGTCATCGCCGTCAAGCGGCTGGCCGCCGCCAAGACGCGACTCGCCGGGGTGTTCTCCGCTGCGACCAGGGAGGCCGTGGTGCTGGCCATGATGGTCGACACCATCAAGGCCGCGCTCGCGGTTCCCGCACTGCAAACGGTCACCGTCGTCACCCCGGACCAGGTTGCCGGGGAGACCGCCCTGGAGTTGGGCGCGCAGGTTCTGTCCGACCCGACACCCGACGGCCACCGCGACCCGCTGAACAATGCGATAAGGGCCGCAGAGGATGTCATTCGTGACTCGACGCCGAACATCGTTGCGCTGCAGGGTGATTTGCCCGCATTGCAGCCGCAGGAACTCGCCGAGGCGATCGCTGCCGCCCGCGGATACCCACGCAGCTTCGTCGGGGACAGGCACGGTACCGGGACCTCGGCGCTGTTTGCCTTCGGTGTCGCGTTGGCGCCTGAGTTCGGACCGGATTCCGCCCGACGCCATCAGCATTCGGGGGCCATCGAGCTCACCGGGCCGTGGCCCGGGCTGCGCTGCGATATCGACACACCCGACGACCTGATGGTGGCCCGCAGGCTCGGCGTCGGGACGGCGACGACGCAGGCCATCGGCAGGCCAAGGTGA
- a CDS encoding HU family DNA-binding protein: MNKAELIDVLTKQLDVDRRSATDAVEGVVDTIVRAVHKGDSVTITGFGVFEQRRRAARVARNPRTGETVKVKPTSVPAFRPGAQFKAVVSGAQRLPAEGPAVKRGASGSGGARKAVRKAAAKKAVKRGAAKKAVKRGAAKKAVKRSAAKKAVKRSAAKKAVKRGAAKKAVKRSAAKKAVKRGAAKKAVKRTAAKKAVKRGAAKKTARRAPAKKGRR, from the coding sequence ATGAACAAAGCAGAGCTGATCGACGTACTCACGAAGCAACTCGACGTCGACCGTCGCTCGGCAACCGATGCGGTTGAGGGTGTGGTCGACACAATCGTGCGTGCGGTACACAAGGGTGACAGCGTCACCATTACCGGTTTCGGCGTCTTCGAACAACGCCGTCGTGCAGCCCGGGTCGCGCGTAATCCGCGTACCGGCGAGACAGTAAAAGTGAAACCAACGTCCGTGCCGGCCTTCCGGCCCGGCGCTCAGTTCAAAGCGGTTGTCTCTGGCGCACAGCGCCTCCCGGCGGAAGGACCTGCAGTGAAGCGTGGAGCTAGTGGTAGTGGCGGAGCTCGAAAGGCCGTGCGGAAGGCCGCGGCCAAGAAGGCGGTGAAGCGCGGCGCCGCCAAGAAGGCAGTGAAGCGCGGCGCCGCCAAGAAGGCAGTGAAGCGCAGCGCCGCCAAGAAGGCAGTGAAGCGCAGCGCCGCCAAGAAGGCAGTGAAGCGCGGCGCAGCCAAGAAGGCAGTGAAGCGTAGCGCCGCCAAGAAGGCAGTGAAGCGCGGCGCAGCCAAGAAGGCAGTGAAGCGCACCGCCGCCAAGAAGGCAGTGAAGCGCGGCGCAGCCAAGAAGACCGCGCGCAGGGCGCCGGCCAAGAAGGGTCGTCGGTAA
- a CDS encoding thiamine-phosphate kinase gives MATEEPAESLAGLGEFTVIDRLVAGRDQPAVVTVGPGDDAAVVTAADGRTVVSTDMLVEGRHFRLDWSSPHDVGRKAIAQNAADIEAMGAAATAFVVAFGAPGDTPAAHTVELADGMWEEARKLGAGVVGGDLVSAPQWVISVTVLGALGERAPVLRSGARVGDTLALAGTLGRSAAGYHLWQNTIDGFEDLRRVHLTPEPPYGHGRIAADGGATAMTDVSDGLVADLSHIAQASGVGVNVSTAALAADREALSEAAEAVGVDAWTWVLGGGEDHALVATFHGVPPKGWRPIGTVIDAPSRVLVDGETWPGSPGWQSYD, from the coding sequence GTGGCCACCGAGGAGCCCGCGGAGAGTCTGGCGGGCCTCGGCGAGTTCACCGTCATCGATCGCCTGGTTGCCGGCCGTGATCAGCCCGCGGTGGTCACCGTCGGCCCCGGCGACGACGCCGCCGTGGTCACCGCGGCCGACGGCAGGACCGTGGTGTCCACCGACATGCTGGTGGAGGGCAGGCATTTCAGGCTGGACTGGTCGTCGCCGCATGACGTCGGCCGGAAGGCGATCGCGCAGAACGCGGCGGACATCGAAGCCATGGGCGCGGCGGCGACCGCTTTCGTGGTGGCGTTCGGTGCGCCAGGAGACACGCCTGCCGCGCACACGGTCGAACTGGCCGACGGGATGTGGGAAGAGGCTCGCAAGCTCGGCGCGGGGGTCGTCGGCGGCGATCTGGTCAGCGCCCCGCAGTGGGTGATCTCGGTGACGGTGCTTGGCGCCCTTGGTGAGCGCGCACCGGTGCTGCGTTCGGGCGCGCGGGTGGGCGACACCCTGGCCCTCGCGGGGACGCTCGGTCGGTCTGCTGCGGGATATCACTTGTGGCAGAACACAATCGACGGGTTCGAGGACCTGCGCCGCGTGCACCTGACACCCGAGCCGCCATACGGTCATGGGCGTATCGCCGCGGACGGCGGCGCGACGGCGATGACGGATGTCTCCGACGGCCTCGTCGCGGATCTGAGCCATATCGCCCAGGCGTCGGGAGTCGGTGTCAACGTGTCGACCGCGGCGTTGGCCGCCGACCGCGAGGCGCTGTCGGAGGCCGCGGAAGCGGTAGGGGTCGACGCGTGGACGTGGGTGCTTGGTGGCGGTGAAGACCATGCGTTGGTCGCGACGTTCCACGGCGTTCCGCCCAAGGGATGGCGGCCCATCGGCACGGTCATCGACGCTCCGTCGCGGGTGCTGGTCGACGGCGAGACGTGGCCGGGAAGCCCGGGCTGGCAGTCCTACGACTGA
- a CDS encoding D-alanine--D-alanine ligase family protein: MTARHQPGSAGRVRVAVVYGGRSSEHAISCVSAGSILRHLDPERFEVVAVGITPGGSWVLTNAEPDTLAIADGRLPEVSGASGTALALPADGRGGQLLSLSQGAPGALLASVDVVFPVLHGPYGEDGTIQGLLELAGVPYVGAGVLASAAGMDKEFTKKLLAADGLPIGDHVVLRPQNESLQLEDRERLGLPVFVKPARGGSSIGVNRVTAWDELPAAIADARTHDPKVIVEAAVPGRELECGVLELPDGRIEASTVGEIRVAGVRGREDGFYDFATKYLEDAAELDVPAKVDDDIADEVRRLAIRAFRAIDCQGLARVDFFLTDDGPVVNEINTMPGFTTISMYPRMWAASGVDYPTLLAAMVDTALARGTGLR; encoded by the coding sequence GTGACTGCCCGCCACCAGCCCGGCTCAGCCGGTCGCGTCCGTGTCGCCGTCGTGTACGGCGGACGCAGCTCTGAGCACGCGATCTCCTGCGTTTCCGCGGGTAGCATCTTGCGCCACCTCGATCCCGAGCGCTTCGAAGTGGTGGCTGTGGGCATCACGCCGGGCGGGTCGTGGGTGCTGACCAACGCGGAGCCGGACACCCTCGCGATTGCCGACGGTCGATTGCCTGAGGTCAGCGGTGCTTCGGGGACGGCGCTCGCTCTTCCCGCCGACGGCCGAGGCGGTCAGCTGCTGTCACTGAGTCAGGGCGCCCCAGGAGCGCTGTTGGCGTCGGTCGACGTCGTTTTTCCTGTGCTGCACGGGCCCTACGGGGAGGACGGCACCATCCAAGGGCTCCTCGAACTGGCCGGCGTGCCGTATGTCGGCGCCGGGGTGCTGGCCAGCGCGGCGGGGATGGACAAGGAGTTCACCAAGAAGCTGCTGGCGGCCGACGGGCTGCCCATCGGTGATCATGTGGTGCTGCGGCCACAGAACGAGTCTCTGCAATTGGAGGATCGTGAACGCCTCGGGTTGCCGGTCTTCGTCAAGCCCGCCCGCGGCGGGTCGTCGATCGGGGTCAACCGGGTCACGGCATGGGATGAGTTGCCCGCCGCGATCGCCGATGCACGCACACACGATCCAAAGGTGATCGTCGAAGCGGCCGTGCCCGGACGCGAACTGGAGTGTGGCGTACTGGAACTACCCGACGGCAGGATCGAGGCGAGCACGGTCGGCGAGATCCGCGTGGCCGGCGTGCGGGGACGTGAGGACGGCTTCTACGACTTCGCTACCAAGTACCTCGAAGACGCCGCCGAACTCGACGTGCCCGCCAAGGTCGACGACGACATCGCCGACGAAGTACGGCGGTTGGCGATCCGGGCGTTCCGCGCGATCGACTGCCAGGGCCTGGCCCGCGTCGACTTCTTCCTTACCGATGACGGCCCGGTCGTCAACGAGATCAACACCATGCCCGGGTTCACCACGATCTCGATGTATCCGAGGATGTGGGCGGCCAGCGGCGTCGATTACCCGACCCTGCTGGCGGCGATGGTGGACACCGCGCTGGCCCGGGGCACCGGACTGCGCTAG
- a CDS encoding DUF3515 domain-containing protein, with amino-acid sequence MASPADDGPDGPPRALLIAAIAIAVAAIVAVLVVAVLRQTPTQQEPVPIATVPAPQAGSAECTALMAALPDHLGDYRRAPAAEPAPPGTAAWRAEWDTDPVILRCGLDRPLDFVVGVPTQVVEPVAWFELTEADRSTWFAVDRPVYIALTLPSGSGPTPIQEISQAISSAMPARPVDPAPAR; translated from the coding sequence GTGGCATCGCCAGCCGACGACGGCCCGGACGGGCCGCCGCGCGCACTCCTGATCGCCGCGATCGCAATAGCGGTCGCTGCGATCGTCGCCGTGCTGGTTGTCGCGGTGCTGCGGCAGACCCCGACCCAGCAGGAACCGGTCCCCATCGCGACGGTGCCCGCGCCGCAGGCGGGAAGTGCCGAATGCACGGCGTTGATGGCAGCACTGCCCGACCATCTCGGCGACTACCGGCGCGCGCCTGCGGCCGAACCGGCACCGCCGGGCACCGCCGCATGGCGGGCCGAGTGGGACACCGATCCGGTGATTCTTCGCTGCGGACTCGACCGTCCGCTGGACTTCGTCGTGGGTGTGCCCACCCAGGTCGTCGAACCCGTGGCGTGGTTCGAGCTGACCGAGGCGGACAGGAGCACCTGGTTCGCCGTTGACCGCCCCGTATATATAGCCCTGACACTGCCCAGCGGTTCGGGTCCGACACCCATCCAGGAGATCTCGCAGGCGATCTCGAGCGCGATGCCTGCCAGGCCGGTCGATCCGGCGCCCGCCCGCTAG
- a CDS encoding uracil-DNA glycosylase translates to MTARPLNELVEMGWAQALEPVGAQVAQMGEFLRAEIASGNGYLPAGQNVLRAFTFPFDRVRVLIVGQDPYPTPGHAVGLSFSVAPDVRPLPRSLDNIFAEYRKDLGYPAPATGDLTPWCERGVTLLNRVLTVRPGAPASHRGKGWEAVTECAIRALVARSKPLVAVLWGRDASTLKPMLEGSDCVAIESAHPSPLSASRGFFGSRPFSRANELLEQMGAEPIDWRLP, encoded by the coding sequence GTGACTGCACGGCCGTTGAACGAGTTGGTCGAAATGGGTTGGGCGCAGGCGCTCGAGCCGGTGGGCGCCCAGGTCGCGCAGATGGGAGAGTTTCTGCGGGCGGAGATCGCGTCGGGTAACGGCTATCTACCGGCCGGCCAGAACGTGTTGCGGGCGTTCACCTTTCCGTTCGATCGGGTGCGGGTTCTGATCGTCGGGCAGGACCCGTACCCCACGCCGGGGCACGCGGTGGGCCTCAGCTTCTCGGTCGCCCCGGATGTTCGGCCGCTGCCACGCAGCCTCGACAACATCTTCGCCGAGTACCGCAAGGACCTCGGCTATCCGGCGCCTGCCACCGGGGACCTCACGCCATGGTGCGAGCGCGGGGTGACGCTGCTCAACAGGGTGCTCACCGTTAGGCCAGGCGCTCCGGCGTCGCACAGGGGCAAGGGCTGGGAAGCCGTCACCGAATGCGCGATTCGGGCGTTGGTGGCGCGCTCGAAGCCGTTGGTCGCGGTGCTGTGGGGACGTGACGCGTCGACGCTCAAGCCGATGCTCGAAGGCAGCGACTGCGTCGCGATCGAGTCGGCGCATCCGTCGCCGCTGTCGGCGTCGAGGGGATTCTTCGGGTCGCGGCCGTTCAGCCGCGCCAACGAGCTGCTCGAGCAGATGGGCGCCGAACCGATCGATTGGCGGCTGCCCTAG
- a CDS encoding NAD(P)H-dependent glycerol-3-phosphate dehydrogenase, with the protein MGAGAWGTALAKVLADAGNNVTLWARRTELADEINDTHRNPEYLDDVELPASIRATSDPAEALSNACTVLFGVPSQTLRANLSRWAELIKEDATLVSLAKGIELDSLMRMSQVVIQVTGADPARVAVVTGPNLASEIAEQQPAATVVACSDSGRAVTLQRAMATGYFRPYTNADVIGAEVGGACKNVIALACGMAAGVGMGENSVAAIITRGLAEIMRLGIALGAKPATLAGLAGVGDLVATCTSPHSRNRTFGTRLGRGESLEAAKLAGGGHVAEGVTSCESVLALAGSYDVEMPLTDAVHRVCHKGFSVPEAVALLLGRSTKPE; encoded by the coding sequence ATGGGGGCCGGTGCGTGGGGAACAGCGCTGGCCAAGGTGTTGGCGGACGCCGGTAACAACGTCACGTTGTGGGCCAGGCGCACGGAGCTGGCCGACGAGATCAACGACACCCATCGCAACCCCGAATACCTCGACGACGTCGAACTGCCTGCATCGATCCGCGCTACCAGCGACCCGGCCGAGGCGTTGTCGAACGCCTGCACGGTGCTATTCGGGGTTCCTTCGCAGACACTTCGGGCCAATCTCTCGCGGTGGGCCGAGCTGATCAAGGAGGACGCGACGCTGGTCAGCCTCGCAAAGGGCATCGAGCTGGATTCGTTGATGCGGATGAGCCAGGTGGTGATTCAGGTGACGGGCGCCGACCCGGCGCGGGTGGCTGTCGTCACCGGCCCCAACCTGGCCAGCGAGATCGCCGAGCAACAACCCGCTGCCACCGTCGTGGCCTGCTCCGACTCCGGTCGGGCGGTGACCCTGCAGCGAGCGATGGCCACCGGGTACTTCCGTCCCTACACCAACGCCGACGTCATCGGCGCCGAAGTGGGTGGCGCGTGCAAGAACGTCATCGCGCTTGCCTGCGGCATGGCGGCTGGTGTCGGGATGGGGGAGAACTCGGTGGCCGCGATCATCACCCGGGGTCTCGCCGAGATCATGCGATTGGGAATCGCGTTGGGCGCCAAACCCGCCACCCTGGCCGGGTTGGCCGGGGTCGGTGACCTCGTCGCGACGTGTACGTCGCCCCATTCGCGTAATCGCACCTTCGGCACCCGGCTCGGCAGAGGGGAGTCGTTGGAGGCGGCAAAGCTGGCAGGCGGCGGGCACGTCGCAGAAGGCGTCACGTCGTGCGAGTCGGTGCTGGCGCTCGCGGGCAGCTACGACGTCGAGATGCCGTTGACCGACGCGGTTCACCGGGTATGCCACAAAGGGTTCTCGGTGCCCGAGGCGGTCGCGCTGCTGCTCGGTCGCAGCACGAAACCGGAGTAG
- a CDS encoding RNA degradosome polyphosphate kinase, which translates to MIGWMTEAETRVRQQGTIAVPGDSGSAREEDSRTPEAPPAATAPAVDNALPEDRYLNRELSWLDFNARVLALAADPSLPLLERAKFLAIFSSNLDEFYMVRVAGLKRRDEMGLSVRSADGLSPREQLRRISERTQQIASRHAHVFSDAVRPALAEKGIVIVTWAQLDDDECERLSTYFHEQVFPVLTPLAVDPAHPFPFVSGLSLNLAITVKHPDDGGQHFARIKVPDNVDRFVGLDSRNGELRFLPMEELIAAFLTVLFPGLEIVEHHAFRITRNADFEVEEDRDEDLLQALERELARRRFGSPVRLEVADDMTENMLELLLRELDVNPGDVIEVPGLLDLSSLWQIYGVDRPELKDPPFVPATPPAFGERETPKSIFATLRDGDVLVHHPYDSFSTTVQRFIEQAAADPNVLAIKQTLYRTSGDSPIVNALIDAASAGKQVVALVEIKARFDEQANIKWARALEQAGVHVVYGLIGLKTHCKTALVVRREGSAIRRYCHVGTGNYNPKTARLYEDVGLLTAAPDIGADLTDLFNSLTGYSRKDSYRNLLVAPLGVRRGIIEGIEREVAATREGAEGRIRLKANALVDEQVIDALYRASQAGVRVEVVVRGICALRPGAAGFSENIVVRSILGRFLEHSRIIHLRAIDELWIGSADMMHRNLDRRVEVMAQVKDPRLKTQLDEVFESAMNPATRCWELGADGSWTASPHEGQTVRDHQVWLMERHRHP; encoded by the coding sequence ATGATCGGTTGGATGACCGAAGCCGAGACTCGTGTTCGACAGCAGGGCACCATCGCGGTGCCGGGTGATTCGGGGTCCGCGCGCGAGGAGGACAGCAGAACTCCGGAGGCACCACCAGCGGCGACGGCGCCTGCCGTCGACAACGCACTGCCCGAGGACCGATATCTCAACCGCGAACTGAGCTGGCTGGACTTCAACGCGCGCGTGCTCGCGCTGGCCGCCGATCCGTCGCTTCCGCTCCTCGAGCGCGCGAAGTTCCTCGCGATCTTCTCCTCGAACCTCGACGAGTTCTACATGGTCCGGGTGGCAGGGCTGAAACGTCGCGACGAGATGGGATTGTCGGTGCGTTCCGCCGACGGGCTGTCACCCCGCGAGCAGTTGCGCCGGATCAGCGAGCGCACGCAGCAGATCGCCAGCAGACACGCGCATGTGTTCTCCGACGCGGTGCGCCCTGCGCTCGCCGAGAAGGGCATCGTCATCGTCACCTGGGCCCAGCTCGACGACGACGAATGCGAGCGGCTGTCGACCTACTTCCATGAGCAGGTCTTCCCGGTGCTCACACCGCTGGCGGTCGACCCCGCCCACCCGTTCCCATTCGTGAGCGGGTTGAGCCTGAACCTGGCGATCACCGTCAAGCATCCCGATGACGGCGGTCAGCATTTCGCCCGAATCAAGGTGCCCGACAACGTCGACCGCTTCGTGGGACTCGACAGCCGGAACGGCGAATTGCGCTTCCTTCCGATGGAGGAGCTGATCGCGGCGTTCCTCACCGTGCTCTTCCCCGGCCTGGAGATTGTCGAGCATCACGCGTTCCGGATCACCCGCAACGCGGATTTCGAGGTCGAGGAGGACCGAGACGAGGATCTGCTGCAAGCGCTCGAACGTGAGTTGGCCCGACGGCGTTTCGGTTCTCCGGTGCGTCTCGAGGTCGCCGACGACATGACCGAGAACATGTTGGAGCTGCTGCTGCGCGAGCTCGACGTGAACCCCGGCGACGTCATCGAGGTGCCTGGCCTGCTGGATCTTTCGTCGCTGTGGCAGATCTACGGTGTCGACCGTCCTGAGTTGAAGGACCCGCCGTTCGTGCCGGCCACCCCGCCCGCGTTCGGTGAGCGGGAGACGCCCAAGAGCATCTTCGCGACGCTGCGCGACGGCGACGTTCTTGTTCACCACCCGTACGATTCGTTCTCCACCACGGTGCAGCGGTTCATCGAGCAGGCCGCCGCCGACCCCAATGTGTTGGCGATCAAGCAGACCCTCTACCGCACGTCGGGTGATTCCCCGATCGTCAACGCGCTGATCGACGCGGCTTCGGCGGGTAAGCAGGTCGTGGCGCTGGTGGAGATCAAGGCGCGCTTCGACGAGCAGGCCAACATCAAGTGGGCGCGAGCACTCGAGCAGGCAGGTGTGCACGTCGTCTACGGGTTGATCGGGCTCAAGACCCACTGCAAGACCGCGCTCGTGGTGCGGCGCGAGGGGTCGGCCATCCGGCGCTACTGCCACGTGGGCACCGGCAACTACAACCCGAAAACCGCTCGGCTCTATGAGGACGTCGGCCTGCTGACCGCCGCCCCCGACATCGGCGCCGACCTCACCGATCTGTTCAACTCGCTGACCGGTTATTCGCGCAAGGATTCCTACCGCAATCTGCTCGTCGCCCCGCTCGGGGTGCGCAGAGGGATCATCGAGGGAATCGAACGGGAAGTCGCCGCAACGCGCGAAGGCGCCGAGGGACGAATCCGGCTGAAGGCGAACGCTTTGGTCGACGAGCAGGTGATCGACGCGCTCTATCGGGCGTCGCAGGCCGGTGTGCGGGTCGAGGTCGTGGTTCGCGGAATATGCGCGCTACGCCCGGGGGCCGCAGGCTTCTCGGAGAACATCGTGGTTCGCTCGATACTCGGACGCTTCCTCGAGCACTCGCGAATTATTCACTTGCGCGCCATCGATGAGTTATGGATCGGCAGCGCGGACATGATGCATCGTAATCTCGACCGCCGGGTCGAAGTGATGGCCCAAGTGAAGGATCCGAGGCTGAAAACGCAGCTGGATGAGGTGTTCGAGTCGGCGATGAATCCGGCCACCCGCTGTTGGGAATTGGGCGCCGACGGGAGTTGGACCGCCTCCCCGCATGAAGGCCAGACCGTCCGCGATCATCAAGTGTGGCTGATGGAACGCCACCGACATCCTTGA
- a CDS encoding bifunctional NUDIX hydrolase/histidine phosphatase family protein, with the protein MPKKSSRDAVPANKAVLAAGAVLWRFSDDGGEPEVAVIHRPRYDDWSLPKGKVELGESEPLTAVREVHEETGYACHLGRRLTSVSYPVEKQGIKKVRYWAAHIVDGDFTPNDEVDELKWLPVSAAVKQLQYAHDRKVLRRFAKFPPNTKTVLIVRHGTAGSKSSYKGDDRLRPLDKRGRAQAESLVGQLLAFGADTLYSADRTRCHQTIEPLAEELGVGIQNEPLLTEEAYADDRKAARRRILEIAAADGTPVICTQGKVIPDLIEWWCARDGVRPDKSRNRKGSTWVMSSLQGTLVAADHIGSPLAPTKK; encoded by the coding sequence GTGCCGAAGAAGTCCTCCCGTGACGCGGTGCCCGCGAACAAGGCGGTGCTCGCAGCGGGTGCTGTGCTGTGGCGATTCAGCGATGACGGGGGTGAGCCCGAGGTCGCGGTGATCCACCGGCCCCGCTACGACGACTGGTCGCTGCCCAAGGGCAAGGTCGAACTCGGGGAGAGCGAACCGTTGACCGCGGTACGCGAGGTGCACGAGGAAACCGGCTATGCCTGCCACCTCGGCCGCCGGCTGACGTCTGTGAGCTATCCGGTCGAGAAGCAGGGCATCAAGAAGGTGCGTTACTGGGCGGCACACATCGTCGACGGCGACTTCACTCCGAACGACGAGGTCGACGAGTTGAAATGGCTGCCCGTTTCGGCGGCGGTCAAGCAGCTGCAGTATGCACACGACCGGAAGGTGTTGCGCCGGTTCGCCAAGTTTCCGCCGAACACCAAGACCGTACTGATCGTTCGGCACGGCACGGCGGGCAGCAAGTCGAGCTACAAGGGCGACGATCGGCTGCGCCCACTGGACAAACGCGGCCGGGCGCAGGCGGAGTCGCTGGTCGGTCAACTGCTGGCCTTCGGTGCCGACACCTTGTATTCGGCCGACCGCACCCGCTGCCACCAGACCATCGAACCTCTTGCCGAGGAGCTCGGCGTCGGAATTCAGAATGAACCGCTGCTCACCGAGGAGGCCTACGCCGACGATCGCAAGGCGGCGCGGCGCCGGATACTCGAAATCGCCGCGGCCGACGGCACACCGGTGATCTGCACCCAGGGCAAGGTCATCCCGGATCTCATCGAGTGGTGGTGTGCCCGCGACGGCGTGCGTCCCGACAAGTCACGCAACCGCAAGGGCAGCACATGGGTGATGTCATCATTGCAAGGCACTTTGGTAGCGGCCGACCACATCGGTAGTCCGCTCGCCCCCACCAAGAAATAG
- a CDS encoding methyltransferase — MVLFWGDPMHWKQWGQLSYSVQTGRSAIEMLRGKPAFDWLPEVPELGAVFNDGMTSMSTMETPLVVAAYDFSGFDTIVDVGGGHGMLLSAILAKTPTARGILFNFDHVVDGASSVLAATRVSDRCETIGGSFFESIPTGGDAYILKHIIHDWNDDDAVRTLRNVRAAMKPDATLLLVEMVVPDDEREHLSKMLDLEMLVHWRDGNAPRRSTPIC; from the coding sequence ATGGTGCTGTTCTGGGGCGATCCGATGCACTGGAAACAATGGGGTCAGCTCTCGTACTCGGTGCAGACGGGGCGGTCCGCAATCGAAATGCTGAGGGGCAAACCGGCCTTCGACTGGCTTCCCGAGGTGCCTGAACTCGGTGCGGTGTTCAACGACGGGATGACGAGCATGTCGACGATGGAGACACCGTTGGTCGTCGCCGCCTACGACTTCTCCGGCTTCGACACGATCGTCGATGTCGGCGGCGGGCACGGCATGCTGCTGAGCGCCATCCTCGCGAAGACGCCGACGGCGCGCGGCATCCTGTTCAACTTCGACCATGTCGTCGACGGTGCGTCCTCGGTGCTCGCGGCCACCCGTGTGTCCGATCGCTGCGAAACGATCGGTGGATCGTTCTTCGAGTCGATACCCACGGGCGGCGATGCCTACATTCTCAAGCACATCATTCACGACTGGAATGACGATGATGCCGTCCGGACCCTGCGTAACGTGCGCGCCGCGATGAAACCGGACGCAACGCTCTTGCTGGTCGAGATGGTGGTGCCGGATGACGAGCGCGAGCACCTGTCGAAGATGCTCGACCTGGAGATGCTGGTTCACTGGCGGGACGGGAACGCACCGAGGCGCAGTACGCCGATCTGTTGA
- the rpmB gene encoding 50S ribosomal protein L28 — translation MAAVCDICGKGPGFGKSVSHSHRRTSRRWDPNIQSVRAVTRPGGNKKRINVCTSCIKAGKVTRG, via the coding sequence ATGGCTGCCGTCTGCGATATCTGCGGGAAGGGCCCCGGCTTCGGCAAGTCGGTCTCGCACTCCCATCGCCGGACCAGCCGTCGGTGGGACCCGAACATCCAGAGCGTGCGCGCCGTGACCCGTCCCGGCGGCAACAAGAAGCGCATCAACGTCTGCACGTCCTGCATCAAGGCCGGCAAGGTCACCCGCGGCTGA
- the leuD gene encoding 3-isopropylmalate dehydratase small subunit, with protein MEPFRTHTGIGVPLRRSNVDTDQIIPAVYLKRVTRTGFEDGLFASWRNDPSFVLNLSPFDRGSVLVAGPDFGTGSSREHAVWALMDYGFRVVISSRFADIFRGNAGKSGLLAAEVSQDDVELLWKLIEQQPGLEITVNLQDRNVAAGTVMVPFKIDDYTAWRLLEGLDDIGLTLRKLDDIELYESNRPDWKPHTLPIPG; from the coding sequence ATGGAACCCTTCCGTACGCATACCGGCATCGGAGTTCCGCTGCGCCGGTCCAATGTCGACACCGATCAGATCATTCCTGCGGTGTATCTGAAGCGGGTCACCCGAACGGGTTTCGAGGACGGGTTGTTCGCGTCGTGGCGCAACGATCCGTCGTTTGTCTTGAATCTGAGCCCGTTCGACAGGGGCTCCGTATTGGTGGCCGGACCCGATTTCGGCACGGGTTCGTCGCGCGAACATGCGGTGTGGGCGCTCATGGACTACGGCTTCCGTGTCGTCATCTCGTCAAGGTTCGCGGATATTTTTCGCGGGAATGCGGGCAAGTCGGGCCTACTGGCGGCAGAAGTTTCTCAAGATGATGTGGAACTGCTGTGGAAGCTCATCGAGCAGCAGCCCGGACTGGAAATCACTGTGAATCTTCAAGATCGCAACGTGGCCGCGGGAACGGTCATGGTGCCGTTCAAGATTGACGATTACACCGCCTGGCGATTGCTCGAAGGTCTCGACGATATAGGCCTTACCCTGCGGAAACTCGATGACATCGAGTTGTATGAATCCAACCGCCCGGACTGGAAACCGCATACGTTGCCGATACCCGGATAG
- a CDS encoding methyltransferase dimerization domain-containing protein, with amino-acid sequence MPADAPPKLPPVRLARTLDAVRRRLRRIERTMQAPFATILETMTGAFVAQGVYAATKLGIADALRDGPLTAAAIADRVGADADSVNRLLRALANRGIFSQRRDGRFALTP; translated from the coding sequence ATGCCCGCCGACGCGCCACCCAAGCTCCCGCCGGTTCGACTCGCCCGCACACTCGACGCAGTTCGGCGCCGCCTGCGTCGAATCGAACGCACGATGCAAGCACCGTTCGCGACGATCCTCGAGACGATGACTGGAGCCTTTGTGGCGCAGGGCGTGTACGCGGCGACCAAGCTCGGCATCGCGGACGCGTTGCGTGACGGTCCACTGACAGCCGCAGCCATCGCGGACCGTGTCGGTGCCGACGCGGACAGCGTCAATCGGCTGTTGCGCGCGCTCGCCAACCGTGGAATCTTCTCCCAACGTCGTGACGGCCGCTTCGCACTCACCCCCTGA